One Mustelus asterias chromosome 12, sMusAst1.hap1.1, whole genome shotgun sequence genomic region harbors:
- the alkbh4 gene encoding alpha-ketoglutarate-dependent dioxygenase alkB homolog 4 isoform X1, with translation MTMAAEGTGQPSCGCKGIRSCLQCERNGLEPLAQFQRRKYHFIYHPTSGLAVANDSSSLSGWTFPFPGVFLSDNFVNEEEETELVNLMDSDEWKPSQSGRKKQDYGPRVNFKKHKLKMGNFSGLPCFSHRLVNRMMQHPVLKDFLPVEQCNLDYRPERGSSIDPHFDDWWLWGERLVSINLLSETILAMSCDSEDFIQLQHHEMVCKAPDPVTGNSESNLNFHGDDIPVLCTAKCNVKRTSDTGQRPVPYKDVEVAIHLPRRSLIALYGDARYKWKHGIYREDIKSRRICSTFRELSEEFSHGGNQETLGKELLDLSLSFQGIPV, from the exons ATGACCATGGCAGCGGAAGGCACCGGACAGCCAAGCTGCGGCTGTAAAGGGATCCGTTCATGTTTGCAATGTGAGCGGAACGGGCTTGAACCACTCGCCCAGTTCCAGCGG AGAAAGTATCACTTCATTTATCATCCCACATCGGGCTTGGCAGTAGCGAATGACTCCTCTAGTTTAAGTGGCTGGACTTTCCCATTTCCTGGAGTATTTTTATCAGACAATTTTGTGAATGAAGAGGAGGAAACAGAACTGGTGAACCTAATGGATAGCGACGAGTGGAAGCCCTCGCAGTCTGGACGCAAGAAACAG GATTATGGCCCAagagtgaattttaaaaagcacaaGTTGAAAATGGGAAACTTCAGTGGCCTGCCATGCTTCAGCCACCGCCTCGTAAACCGAATGATGCAACATCCTGTGTTGAAAGACTTCCTTCCTGTGGAGCAATGTAACCTGGATTATAGACCAGAACGAGGCTCTTCCATTGACCCACACTTTGATGACTGGTGGCTGTGGGGTGAGCGTCTGGTCAGCATCAATCTGCTGTCTGAAACCATATTAGCAATGTCTTGTGACTCAGAGGATTTCATTCAGCTACAGCATCATGAAATGGTGTGCAAGGCACCAGATCCAGTAACTGGTAATTCGGAGAGCAATTTAAATTTCCATGGAGATGATATTCCAGTTCTTTGCACAGCCAAGTGTAATGTGAAAAGGACGAGTGATACAGGTCAAAGGCCAGTCCCTTACAAAGATGTAGAGGTAGCTATCCATTTGCCAAGAAGATCTTTAATTGCTTTATATGGGGATGCACGATATAAATggaaacatggcatatatagggaAGATATCAAGTCAAGGCGGATATGCAGTACCTTTAGGGAGCTATCAGAAGAATTCAGCCATGGAGGGAAtcaagagacactggggaaagagCTCCTGGATTTATCACTGAGCTTTCAGGGTATTCCTGTGTAA
- the alkbh4 gene encoding alpha-ketoglutarate-dependent dioxygenase alkB homolog 4 isoform X2, whose protein sequence is MLFPQRKYHFIYHPTSGLAVANDSSSLSGWTFPFPGVFLSDNFVNEEEETELVNLMDSDEWKPSQSGRKKQDYGPRVNFKKHKLKMGNFSGLPCFSHRLVNRMMQHPVLKDFLPVEQCNLDYRPERGSSIDPHFDDWWLWGERLVSINLLSETILAMSCDSEDFIQLQHHEMVCKAPDPVTGNSESNLNFHGDDIPVLCTAKCNVKRTSDTGQRPVPYKDVEVAIHLPRRSLIALYGDARYKWKHGIYREDIKSRRICSTFRELSEEFSHGGNQETLGKELLDLSLSFQGIPV, encoded by the exons ATGCTCTTTCCACAGAGAAAGTATCACTTCATTTATCATCCCACATCGGGCTTGGCAGTAGCGAATGACTCCTCTAGTTTAAGTGGCTGGACTTTCCCATTTCCTGGAGTATTTTTATCAGACAATTTTGTGAATGAAGAGGAGGAAACAGAACTGGTGAACCTAATGGATAGCGACGAGTGGAAGCCCTCGCAGTCTGGACGCAAGAAACAG GATTATGGCCCAagagtgaattttaaaaagcacaaGTTGAAAATGGGAAACTTCAGTGGCCTGCCATGCTTCAGCCACCGCCTCGTAAACCGAATGATGCAACATCCTGTGTTGAAAGACTTCCTTCCTGTGGAGCAATGTAACCTGGATTATAGACCAGAACGAGGCTCTTCCATTGACCCACACTTTGATGACTGGTGGCTGTGGGGTGAGCGTCTGGTCAGCATCAATCTGCTGTCTGAAACCATATTAGCAATGTCTTGTGACTCAGAGGATTTCATTCAGCTACAGCATCATGAAATGGTGTGCAAGGCACCAGATCCAGTAACTGGTAATTCGGAGAGCAATTTAAATTTCCATGGAGATGATATTCCAGTTCTTTGCACAGCCAAGTGTAATGTGAAAAGGACGAGTGATACAGGTCAAAGGCCAGTCCCTTACAAAGATGTAGAGGTAGCTATCCATTTGCCAAGAAGATCTTTAATTGCTTTATATGGGGATGCACGATATAAATggaaacatggcatatatagggaAGATATCAAGTCAAGGCGGATATGCAGTACCTTTAGGGAGCTATCAGAAGAATTCAGCCATGGAGGGAAtcaagagacactggggaaagagCTCCTGGATTTATCACTGAGCTTTCAGGGTATTCCTGTGTAA